The following is a genomic window from Streptomyces lincolnensis.
GCCAGGCTCAGCAGGTGGTTGCGGGCGGCCCGGCCACCGTGCACGGCCTTGGCGTCCAGGAGCGCGCCGACCTGCCGGGGCGCGTTGGGCAGCTTGCGGTAGGGGAAGCCGCCGATCGTCACCTGGCCCGAGGTGGGGTTGTCCAGGCCCAGGATCATCCGCATCGTCGTCGACTTGCCCGAGCCGTTGGGGCCCAGGAAGCCGGTGACGGCCCCGGGCCGCACCTGGAAGGAAAGGTTGTACACAGCGGTCTTGTCGCCGTAGCGCTTGGTCAGGCCGACTGCCTCGATCATGCTCCGCACCCATCGCAAGGTTCAGGACAGCGGGGCGCATGCCCCCCGTAAGGGTTAGGAGCTTATCCGGGCGCTGACGGTTCCGCTCAAATGAAAGTAAAGCCCAGAGCTTGCCCCGTCCCTCGTCCGGGTCACGCGTCCCTTCTCTTCAGCAGGACGTAGCCGCCGATCAGGGCGGCCAGCACCCACAGTGCCATGATCCCCAGGCCGCCCCAGGGGCCGTACGGAGTGTCGTCGCCGATCGGGGTGACCACCTGCATGATCTTGCTGCCGGCCTGGTCGGGCAGGTACTGGCCGATCTTCTTCGTCGCGTCGACGTTGCCGAGGATGTTGGAGATCAGGAAGAAGAACGGCATCAGGATGCCCAGGGACAGCATCGGCGAGCGCAGCATCGCGGCGACGCCCATCGAGAACATCGCGATGAGGGTCATGTACAGGCCGCCGCCGATCACCGCCCGCAGTACGCCCTCGTCGCCGATCGCCGCCTTGTGCTCGCCGAGCATCGCCTGCCCGAGGAAGAAGGCGACGAAGCTGGTGGCCAGGCCCACGAGGAGCGAGAGAGCGGTGGCGACGCCGATCTTGCCGGCCAGGAACGTGCCGCGCTGCGGTACGGCGGACAGCGAGGTGCGGATCATGCCGGTGCTGTACTCGTTCGAGACGACGAGCACCCCGAACACGATCATCGCGAGCTGGCCGAGGCTCATGCCCGCGAAGCTGATGAAGGTCGGGTCGAAGGAGAGCCGGTCGTCGCGGCTCATGGAGTCGAACTCGCTCTTCGACAGGGCCGAGATCAGCATGCCGAGCCCGATGGTGACGACCACGGCCAGGGAGAGCGTCCACACCGTGGAGGCCACCGACCGGATCTTGGTCCACTCGGACCGGACGACCTGGATCGCCGCCATGGTCAGTTCCCCTTCCAGCCGTCGCCCCAGGGCTGCTGCTGCCCGGGTGGCGTGTCACTGTGCGCGTGGTACTCGACCGACTCCGCGGTCAACTGCATGAACGCCTCCTCCAGGGAGGCCCGTTGGGGGCTCAGCTCGTGCAGCACGATCTGGTGCTGCGCGGCGAGCTCGCCGATGTACTCGGACTTGCTCCCGTCCACCTCCAGCACCCCGCTGCCGGTCTCCACGACGGTGACCCCGGCGGCGTGCAGCACGTCGAGCAGCCGCTCGCGCTGCGGGGTGCGGATACGGACGTAGGACCGCGAGTTCTCCGCGATGAAGTCCGCCATGGAGGTGTCGGCGAGCAGCCGGCCCTGGCCGATGACGACCAGGTGGTCGGCGGTGAGCGCCATCTCGCTCATGAGGTGGGAGGAGACGAAGACCGTCCGCCCTTGCGCCGCCAGCGACTTCATCAGGTTGCGGATCCAGTGGATGCCCTCGGGGTCGAGACCGTTGACCGGCTCGTCGAACATCAGGATCCGCGGGTCTCCGAGCAGCGCGCCCGCGATGCCGAGCCGCTGCCCCATGCCGAGCGAGAACCCCTTGGCCTTCTTCTTCGCCACCGCCGTGAGCCCGACCGTGTCGAGCACCTCGCGCACCCGCTTCGTCGGGATGCCGTTGCTCTGCGCCAGGCACAGCAGGTGGTTGTGGGCGCTGCGGCCGCCGTGCATGGCCTTGGCGTCGAGCAGGGCGCCGATGTACGTCAGCGGGTCCTTGAGCTGGTCGTAGTGCTTGCCGTCGATACGGACGTCCCCGGCGGTCGGGCGGTCCAGGCCGAGCATCATGCGCATGGTCGTCGACTTGCCGGCACCGTTGGGTCCGAGGAAGCCCGTCACGATGCCTGGTCTGACCGTGAAGGTCAGGTTGTTGACCGCCACTTTCTCGCCGTACCGCTTCGTCAGGCCCTCGAGCTCGATCATGCCGACCACGCTAGGGGCGTGCCTCGGCAGATGCCACTCGTATGGGCAAACAGAGACCGACGAGGGCGGCAACAACCGTGAACACCGTCGACCAGAGGAAAGCCCGCGGGAACGCGGTGGGGCCGTCGCCGTGTGCCAGGACGGCAGCGAGGACGAGCAGCAGCCCGGCGGCCACCACGCTCTAGTGCCGCGCCTGCCGGTAGTACAGCGGCAGCAGGAACATCCCGCCGAACAGCGTCAGTCCGCCCGTGAAGGTGAGCACCGAGGCCACGGCGAACGACCGCACCCACAGCAGTCGTACGTCGATCAGCGGCCGTTCGCGGCGCAGCGCGTGCCGGACGAAGGCGGCGACCAGGAGGGCTCCGGCGGCGAGCGGCAGCAGCACGCGTGCGTGGCCGGTCAGGTCCGGACGGGCGGACGTGCGGATGATCAGTGTCCCGACGGTCGGGGCGAGAGCGCACAGCAGGGAGCCGGCCGTCAGCGCGCCGAGCCAGACGCGCCGCGCGCCGAACCGCCGGCACGACCATCGCCAGGGCCGGCAGACAGGCCGTGCTCATCCACTGGACCATGGCGGTGCCGGCACGCAGGTCGGTGCCGAGGGTGTGGATCGCGATCGCAACGATCGTGCTGTCGAGGAGGGAGCGAGGGCGCCGAGGACGAGGACCCCGGCGTGGCCGACCTCCTGGACGCGGCCTGGGCCGAGTTGAAGGCCGTCGGCTACTCCCGCCTGACCATGGAGGGCCTCGCGGCCCGGGCGAGGACCGGCAACAGGTCCTCCACCGCCGCTGGAGCACCCGCGCCGCCCTCGTGGTCGCCGCCCTGCGCCACCACCAGGGCGGCTCCATCGAAAACCGGGTCCCGGACACGGGGCCCCTGCGGGGCGATGTGCCGGCCGTGCTGCGGCTGATGGCCGACCGGCAGCGGGAGATCGGTGAGCGGACCGGCCCACGACGAAGGCCCGCACCCCCGAAGGGGATGCGGGCCTCTGTTCGTACTGCTGATTACCGGGACTGCTGAGCAGGCACCCCACGAGAGATCGGCTCGTCGTCGGCCGGCGTACCGGCGGCGGCCACGGCGGCCCCCGTCAGCGTCGCCAGCATCTCGCGCACGTTCGTCAGCTGGGCGTTGATGCTGTCGCGACGGTTGGTCAGCGCGGCGAGCTCACGCTCGGACTCCGAACGGATGCGGTCGGCCTTGGCGTTCGCGTCCGCGACGATGTCCTCGGCCTGACGCTGCGCCGTCTCGACGGTCTGCCGGGCACGACGCTCCGCGTCGGTGCGCAGCTTCTCCGCCTCGAGACGCAGCTGCTCCGCGCGGTGCTCGATCTCCGCGAGGCGCTTCTCGGCCTTCTGCTGACGCGAGGCCAGGTCGCGCTCGGACTGCTCGCGCCGCTTGGCGAGGTTCGTCTCGAAGTCGGCGGCGGCCTGCGCGGCCTTGGCGCGGGTCTCCTCGAAGAGAGCGTCGGCCTCCTCACGCTTGGACTGTGCGTCCTTGTTGGCCTCGGCGCGCAGCTGCGACGCGTCACTCTTGGCCTTCTCGACGATCCGGACGCCCTCGTCCTCCGCCTTGGCCTTGCGCTCCGCAGAGAACGATTCTGCGTCGTTGCGGACCTGCTGCGCCGCGGACTCGGCGAGTTCGCGGTGCTGTTCGGCGGCGCGACGGGCCTCCTCGCGCAGATCCTTGGCCTCTTCCTCGGCGAGGCGGAGGATCTTCTCGACACGCGCGCCGAGACCGGCGTACGACGGCTCGGCGTCGCTTACCTGGGCCTGGGCGTTCTGCGTTTCGAGGTGGAGCTCCTCGATGCGCTTTTCCAGAGCGGTGATGCGGGCGAGAGCGCTGTCACGATCGGAGACGAGCTTGGAGATCCGTTCGTCCACCTGAGCGCGGTCGTACCCACGCCGCACAAGCTCGAAGCCGTAGGGGGAAGTGTCGCTCATGGGGTTCCTGTCGAATGAGACCGGTGAGGTGATAGGTGGAATCCTAGGGGCCGAAGCGGTGTGTCATCGAGCGGATGCGTGTTTGATCTGGAGAATGACACCCCTTTTGGGTGGCTAACCCTCGGACTACTTGCCAAAGACTTGGTCAAAGGCCCCAGAACGCACCGGAATCCGGTGACTCGGCCTCGGGCTCGCCCGGCGAACCCTAGCCGTCCGAAGACTTGCCACCCGATCGAGGGGCGCCGACCGCGGCGCCCGCCTTGACGCCGTTGTCCTTGCCCGCTCCAGGGGCCTCGAAGGATTCCAACGCTTCCAGGACGTCCTGGACACGGGAGATCTCGGCGTTGATGTCCTCGCGACGGCGGACCAGGACCTCCAGCTCGCGCTTGCCCTCCTCGACCGTGCGCTTCGCCTCGCGGATCGCCTCGGCCTTCAGCTCCTCGGCCTCACGGACCAGCGTGTTCTTCTTCTGCTCCGCCTCCTTGA
Proteins encoded in this region:
- a CDS encoding ABC transporter ATP-binding protein; its protein translation is MIELEGLTKRYGEKVAVNNLTFTVRPGIVTGFLGPNGAGKSTTMRMMLGLDRPTAGDVRIDGKHYDQLKDPLTYIGALLDAKAMHGGRSAHNHLLCLAQSNGIPTKRVREVLDTVGLTAVAKKKAKGFSLGMGQRLGIAGALLGDPRILMFDEPVNGLDPEGIHWIRNLMKSLAAQGRTVFVSSHLMSEMALTADHLVVIGQGRLLADTSMADFIAENSRSYVRIRTPQRERLLDVLHAAGVTVVETGSGVLEVDGSKSEYIGELAAQHQIVLHELSPQRASLEEAFMQLTAESVEYHAHSDTPPGQQQPWGDGWKGN
- a CDS encoding ABC transporter permease; translated protein: MAAIQVVRSEWTKIRSVASTVWTLSLAVVVTIGLGMLISALSKSEFDSMSRDDRLSFDPTFISFAGMSLGQLAMIVFGVLVVSNEYSTGMIRTSLSAVPQRGTFLAGKIGVATALSLLVGLATSFVAFFLGQAMLGEHKAAIGDEGVLRAVIGGGLYMTLIAMFSMGVAAMLRSPMLSLGILMPFFFLISNILGNVDATKKIGQYLPDQAGSKIMQVVTPIGDDTPYGPWGGLGIMALWVLAALIGGYVLLKRRDA
- a CDS encoding cellulose-binding protein, translated to MSDTSPYGFELVRRGYDRAQVDERISKLVSDRDSALARITALEKRIEELHLETQNAQAQVSDAEPSYAGLGARVEKILRLAEEEAKDLREEARRAAEQHRELAESAAQQVRNDAESFSAERKAKAEDEGVRIVEKAKSDASQLRAEANKDAQSKREEADALFEETRAKAAQAAADFETNLAKRREQSERDLASRQQKAEKRLAEIEHRAEQLRLEAEKLRTDAERRARQTVETAQRQAEDIVADANAKADRIRSESERELAALTNRRDSINAQLTNVREMLATLTGAAVAAAGTPADDEPISRGVPAQQSR